The sequence CTTGGAAAATACAATTTAGATGACGCTACAACCGAACGCTACAATAAAACGATTAAACATGGTGGGTATGTGATTCTCGTTGAAGAAATTCTAAACGGCGAGGAAACACCATCTACTAGAAGAACAAACCACGATCCGATCCAAAGCCATACCGATGCTACAATTCCGAATGTCGGCGAATTTTCAGCAGCTCACTCAGATGTGCCAACTGCTGAAAACGATGAAAAATCTTCCACCGTAGATGGTATTCCTCTCGAAGAATCTGACGGTACATTCGGCGGGGATCATCCAATCGATAATCCGAGCATGCCTTCTTCCCCTGGAACAGATCAGCAAAGGGATATTCCTGAATAAGGCAACTGAAAAGGTACAGTCTATCTAACTCAAATACTATAAGCAGAAAAAAGCAGCTAAAGACCTTTTTAGCTGCTTTTTTAGGTTCTATCATTTTGGGTGTCGGTAAGTGAACTGACTATATACTACAATCTTGAAATTTTCGGAGGAATAGTGGCTGCTTGTAGGCTTGAAAACCTGGAGACCCAAAGGGGGCTCCAGGCGGTCCCATGGCTTTCTACAAGCAAACACGTAAGTTCCGAAGGAAATTTCAGTCTAAGAGACACCAACACGATTTGATAAAGAGCCCTCTTTTACTGCCTATTTCCTCATTCTATTGGATTTTCCAGTTTAAGCAATTCTATAAACCGGGCGGTTAACCCAGCCGTATATCCCCATAATTGGTGATTTTCCAAATGGTAAAAAGCAATGGCTTGGTGCCCGGACTTCCAATCGTACTTTTCCCCTCCTTGTATTAATTCATATGGGAAATTTTCTGGATGTTCTAATTTAGTACTGACCGTGTAATAGGTTGGTTTATGGGTTAATAGATAGTCTAATGGAATCGCAAATACTTCTTCTACCTCTTCGTTGCATACGATGTCCTCAAGTTGAACATCCTTTAGTTCAGCCACAAAAGAACGGATAACAACTTGGTCACTAACGATATAATCCATCTCACCTAATATATGAATGCAGTCAAACGGAAGATTCAATTCTTCCATCGTTTCCCGAATAGCCGCTGCTTCATAAGTTTCACCAGCTTCTACTGCTCCGCCTGGAAAAGAGGTTTCACCAGGTTGAGAAATGTGTTGACTGCGGACTTCATATAATAGGTTAGGAACGCCTGCCACCATGATAATCGGCAGCAAAACAGAGAAATACCGTTGTTTCCCAAGTGGTTTCGGCTCTCTTTCAGCTAATCGTTTTTGAATATCAGTAAACAAATGAACACGTCCTTTTCCCGCAAATGATCGGTCTTGCTTCTATTGTTTCTTCTATTATACGTGAAACCATTGAATGAAGTCACTTGCTAACTAAAGCTTGCTAACACAGGGTTATTAAAACTACAATAGATTAAGAACGATGAACTCATGAGTGAATGAAATAAGTGTTACTATTACGAGGAGGAATGATGATGGAAACAGTTGAACAAACGAGTTATTTCCTAAATGATCAACAAATGTCTACAAAAGAGTTAGAAGTTTTTCAACAATTAGAAGGAAAAAGTGTTTATGAGGTTATTCGTGTCCAACAAAGAATTCCGCTTTTCTTAGAAGACCATCTTGAACGCCTCAGAAGTTCTGCAGCTTCTGTCGGCATGCCGTTAACCGTTTCAGATGACATTTTATGGCAACGCATTTACCGTCTTATTTCTTTGAACGACGTTGAAAACCAAAACATCAAAATCATTTGGAATCAAAAAAAAGAAGGAGTGCTGTTGATTTTCTTCACTAAGAGCGTTTATCCGCCTAAAGAATCTTATGTTTCGGGTATCCATACCAGCTTATTGAAATTGGAGCGGCAAGATCCGACCATCAAACTCCAACGAGCAGACTATCAACAAACAGTTTTAAAAGCACGCGAAGAAAAAAATGCTTATGAAGTTTTATTGGTTGACCAGTCTGACTATGTCACTGAAGGAAGCCGCTCAAATCTCTTTATCGTAAAAAATGGACAGCTTTATACTTCTCCCGCAAAAAACGTCTTACTTGGGATCGTCCGTAAAAAAGTATTGGAAATTTGTCGAACACAAGGTTGGAAAGTCGTTGAGGAGCATCTTCCTGCAGCTCAGCTGGATGAAATCGATGGAGCTTTTATCACGGGTACCGGAAACAACGTTTTGCCTATCCACACAATCGATGAATTGGTTTTACGCTCTACCGAAGATCCTATCGTATTAACGTTAATCCAAAAGTTTGATGATTTGGTAACCCGCTACATCCACAAACATACTGCGAATCAATCTTATTAGTTCTCTTTTAAT is a genomic window of Carnobacterium sp. CP1 containing:
- a CDS encoding aminotransferase class IV; amino-acid sequence: MMMETVEQTSYFLNDQQMSTKELEVFQQLEGKSVYEVIRVQQRIPLFLEDHLERLRSSAASVGMPLTVSDDILWQRIYRLISLNDVENQNIKIIWNQKKEGVLLIFFTKSVYPPKESYVSGIHTSLLKLERQDPTIKLQRADYQQTVLKAREEKNAYEVLLVDQSDYVTEGSRSNLFIVKNGQLYTSPAKNVLLGIVRKKVLEICRTQGWKVVEEHLPAAQLDEIDGAFITGTGNNVLPIHTIDELVLRSTEDPIVLTLIQKFDDLVTRYIHKHTANQSY
- a CDS encoding general stress protein, giving the protein MPKKFKGAYQSVEEAAAEVEHLLVEGYAADDITVVTYKENKGTIESLTIADVDTVTQEDHKSVWDRARDIFTDGDPENPLGKYNLDDATTERYNKTIKHGGYVILVEEILNGEETPSTRRTNHDPIQSHTDATIPNVGEFSAAHSDVPTAENDEKSSTVDGIPLEESDGTFGGDHPIDNPSMPSSPGTDQQRDIPE
- a CDS encoding NUDIX hydrolase, yielding MFTDIQKRLAEREPKPLGKQRYFSVLLPIIMVAGVPNLLYEVRSQHISQPGETSFPGGAVEAGETYEAAAIRETMEELNLPFDCIHILGEMDYIVSDQVVIRSFVAELKDVQLEDIVCNEEVEEVFAIPLDYLLTHKPTYYTVSTKLEHPENFPYELIQGGEKYDWKSGHQAIAFYHLENHQLWGYTAGLTARFIELLKLENPIE